One window of the Nitrospiraceae bacterium genome contains the following:
- a CDS encoding DoxX family protein: MKRVMKIVLCVLLGICFVVAGGAKLMGSESQFEHFTQWGYPIWFLYLTGIIEVGGGLCLFIPKTQWYGIVVLSLTMVGAALTHLRAGEMGGVPVPLVLLGLLLLLAWMIREPSRKSGANYWPSEK, translated from the coding sequence ATGAAGCGAGTAATGAAAATTGTCCTGTGTGTGTTGCTAGGGATTTGTTTTGTTGTGGCAGGGGGAGCCAAGCTCATGGGCAGTGAGTCTCAGTTTGAACATTTTACGCAATGGGGGTATCCGATTTGGTTTTTGTATTTGACTGGGATCATTGAAGTCGGCGGCGGACTCTGTTTGTTTATTCCGAAGACGCAATGGTATGGCATTGTGGTCTTGAGTTTGACCATGGTGGGTGCGGCGCTGACACACCTGAGGGCTGGGGAAATGGGTGGTGTGCCGGTTCCACTTGTGTTGCTTGGTCTTCTGCTTCTGTTGGCTTGGATGATCCGGGAACCGTCCCGGAAGAGTGGAGCCAATTATTGGCCTTCTGAAAAATAA
- the trmL gene encoding tRNA (uridine(34)/cytosine(34)/5-carboxymethylaminomethyluridine(34)-2'-O)-methyltransferase TrmL — translation MLDVVLYEPEIPPNTGNIIRLCANTGFGLHLIHPLGFELDDKRARRAGLDYHELARMKDYPTLQDYLDAQKPSRIFAITTKGQRPYHDVAFQPGDALYFGPETRGLPAHILEALPPTHRLRIPMRPDSRSLNLSNAVAVVVYEAWRQLQFLGAK, via the coding sequence ATGTTGGATGTTGTCCTCTACGAACCTGAGATTCCGCCGAACACCGGGAATATTATTCGGTTATGTGCCAACACCGGATTCGGTTTGCATCTGATTCATCCGTTGGGATTTGAATTGGATGATAAGCGGGCCCGCCGTGCCGGATTGGATTATCATGAATTGGCCCGGATGAAGGACTATCCTACGCTTCAAGATTATTTAGATGCTCAAAAGCCCTCACGTATTTTTGCGATCACCACAAAAGGACAACGACCCTATCACGACGTGGCTTTTCAGCCTGGCGATGCCTTGTACTTTGGCCCCGAAACGCGGGGCTTGCCGGCTCATATTTTAGAAGCGCTTCCTCCCACGCATCGTTTGCGCATCCCCATGCGGCCTGATTCACGAAGCCTCAATTTGAGTAATGCGGTGGCTGTGGTGGTCTATGAAGCCTGGCGGCAACTGCAATTCCTTGGTGCCAAGTAA
- a CDS encoding PrsW family intramembrane metalloprotease, which yields MSDQDIFLICIAGPDRGKRLSIRHEEIVLGRSSHCHLLSDDREVVERHVSFTLQQNQPHFHTLDGSALFVDGHRMTEGIISSNQQLRIGRSMWQLGGELSHGGIPDWLDHIGGQISSVAGLERVQGFNFWEMFSEVIRKRKDEEVEDYFHVGTLATTPTLLEINTAWPKPWAFFKVFMVSLIVYLGFVFALNIFGNIKLVPGLIITGSFMIPFALLIFFFEVNVARNISLYQVIKLVFFGGILSLILSLFLFRTTGLDSWLGAASAGIIEEIGKAGALLLVINRLQYRWTLNGMLFGAAVGAGFAAFESAGYALERLLAYGGGAMLDNITHRGFLSMVGGHVLWTSMVGAGLWRIRGDHNFSFQMVKDPRFLRVLGIAMGLHMIWNMPFELPLYLKEIALGFIAWVVILGLIQDGLSQIHKAQQEYLASKPDESP from the coding sequence ATGAGTGACCAAGACATATTCCTAATCTGTATTGCCGGTCCGGACAGGGGAAAGCGTCTTTCCATACGCCATGAGGAGATCGTGCTTGGACGATCGTCTCACTGTCATTTGCTCAGTGACGATCGTGAAGTAGTAGAACGGCACGTTTCGTTTACCTTGCAACAAAACCAGCCCCATTTTCACACCCTCGATGGTTCAGCCCTCTTTGTGGATGGTCACCGAATGACTGAAGGAATAATCAGCTCCAATCAACAACTTCGTATTGGCCGAAGTATGTGGCAATTGGGTGGAGAACTATCTCACGGTGGAATCCCGGATTGGCTCGATCACATCGGCGGACAGATCAGTTCAGTAGCCGGGTTGGAGCGTGTGCAGGGATTCAACTTTTGGGAAATGTTTTCAGAAGTCATCCGAAAACGAAAAGATGAGGAAGTTGAAGATTATTTTCATGTCGGTACTCTGGCCACAACCCCGACACTTTTGGAAATCAATACCGCCTGGCCGAAACCTTGGGCATTTTTTAAAGTATTTATGGTTTCCTTAATAGTCTATCTGGGCTTTGTATTTGCGTTAAATATTTTTGGCAACATCAAACTGGTTCCTGGGCTCATTATTACGGGATCGTTCATGATTCCCTTTGCGTTGCTGATTTTTTTCTTTGAGGTCAACGTTGCACGAAATATCTCACTCTACCAAGTCATCAAGTTGGTCTTTTTCGGGGGGATCTTGTCTTTGATTCTGTCTCTGTTCTTATTCCGTACCACCGGATTGGATAGTTGGCTGGGTGCCGCAAGTGCCGGGATTATTGAGGAGATCGGGAAAGCCGGGGCATTATTACTGGTGATCAATCGGTTGCAATATCGTTGGACATTGAACGGCATGCTTTTTGGTGCGGCCGTCGGAGCCGGATTTGCTGCCTTCGAATCGGCAGGGTATGCCCTGGAAAGGTTGTTGGCCTACGGCGGAGGAGCCATGCTGGATAACATCACCCATCGAGGGTTTTTAAGTATGGTCGGCGGGCATGTTCTGTGGACGTCCATGGTCGGGGCAGGATTGTGGCGAATACGTGGGGATCACAATTTTTCTTTCCAGATGGTCAAAGATCCCCGCTTCCTTCGAGTGCTTGGAATTGCCATGGGACTGCACATGATCTGGAATATGCCGTTTGAATTGCCTTTATACCTCAAAGAAATTGCCTTAGGATTCATCGCCTGGGTGGTCATATTAGGATTGATTCAAGACGGGCTGAGTCAAATCCATAAGGCCCAGCAGGAATATTTGGCTTCAAAGCCTGATGAATCACCCTGA
- a CDS encoding 2-dehydropantoate 2-reductase yields the protein MKEILFVGAGSVGGYFGAHLARRNPNVSFLLRPRTREAVAKNGLTIRSAIGESFTVHPTVASNPEELPQPDLVVLGIKAYDLNEAMNQIEPVLKPDTIILTLQNGVTIEDTLMVRFGRERIVGGVAFIYSRIAEPGVIDHYKKGMLTIGEPLGMDTPRLHAILALLKGAGIPCFINPDIRRAKWEKMCWNCVFNPLTVLLNDRVAKALDHQEFQPVIATIVREVSAVAMAVHRVPLDEDMPEKVVKWAQELRDIHTSMYDDWLAGRPTEIDELNGFITEQGKAFGVPTPMNDMLTAFIKVLTPSRPSSEATIQVGGDILQSLQFTRTTLAQLPSMHQVSELPTVMPGMNVRGVKFQAILDVATLNVGTDHVTFESQDGKFSACLTIKQAAEFGILVYEQDGTPFPSERGGPFRLVTPGLGDLCANVKQVGKIIFSKGLISDSRPPQACPEPEKV from the coding sequence ATGAAGGAGATTTTGTTTGTGGGGGCGGGATCAGTTGGGGGATATTTTGGGGCGCACCTGGCTCGCCGCAATCCGAATGTGTCGTTCCTCCTGCGGCCGCGTACCAGGGAGGCTGTGGCTAAAAACGGGCTGACCATCCGGAGCGCGATTGGTGAGAGCTTTACCGTGCATCCCACTGTGGCTTCCAATCCCGAGGAACTGCCCCAACCGGATCTGGTTGTGCTGGGGATCAAAGCCTATGACCTGAATGAGGCCATGAACCAGATTGAGCCGGTGCTGAAGCCGGATACCATTATTCTGACCTTGCAAAACGGGGTGACGATTGAGGATACCCTGATGGTTCGATTTGGCCGGGAGCGGATTGTGGGCGGGGTGGCATTTATCTATTCCAGGATCGCCGAGCCGGGGGTGATCGACCATTATAAGAAAGGCATGCTAACTATTGGGGAACCGTTGGGAATGGACACTCCCAGACTCCACGCCATCCTGGCGTTATTGAAAGGGGCGGGGATTCCCTGTTTCATTAATCCTGATATCCGGCGGGCCAAGTGGGAGAAAATGTGTTGGAATTGTGTGTTTAACCCGCTGACAGTGTTGCTGAATGATCGGGTGGCAAAAGCCTTGGATCATCAGGAGTTTCAACCGGTCATCGCGACCATCGTGCGGGAAGTCTCGGCCGTGGCCATGGCGGTCCACCGTGTGCCGTTGGATGAGGATATGCCGGAGAAGGTCGTCAAGTGGGCTCAAGAGCTTCGAGATATTCATACATCGATGTATGATGATTGGCTGGCCGGGCGACCTACTGAAATTGATGAGCTGAATGGTTTTATCACCGAACAAGGCAAGGCCTTTGGGGTGCCCACTCCTATGAACGACATGTTGACGGCGTTCATTAAAGTTTTGACCCCATCCAGGCCTTCCTCAGAGGCCACAATTCAGGTAGGCGGGGATATTTTGCAGAGTCTTCAATTTACGCGAACGACCCTGGCACAACTTCCTTCCATGCATCAGGTGTCGGAATTGCCTACCGTGATGCCTGGGATGAATGTCCGTGGCGTCAAATTTCAAGCAATACTTGATGTTGCGACACTTAATGTGGGGACCGACCATGTGACCTTCGAGTCGCAGGATGGAAAATTCTCAGCCTGTCTGACGATCAAGCAAGCTGCCGAATTCGGCATTCTGGTATATGAACAGGATGGCACGCCCTTTCCTTCCGAACGAGGCGGGCCGTTTCGATTGGTCACGCCCGGATTGGGTGACTTGTGCGCCAATGTGAAGCAGGTTGGCAAAATCATCTTTTCAAAAGGTCTGATTTCGGATAGCCGTCCACCTCAAGCCTGCCCGGAGCCAGAGAAAGTATAG
- a CDS encoding alpha-amylase, with the protein MQPSHQVPLIYNLFPRLAGPYDRWISHAERAAGMGFNWLFVNPIHLPGFSGSLYAIKEYDLLNPAFLPEGTQDQSLDVLRPTLQRIAQCGLAPMVDLVLNHTAIDSSLVSQHPDWYMRDGQGNVEHPYAVDPDDPGKKTVWGDLAEIDNRHSPDREHLWEFWGQLVDRYLELGFQGFRCDAAYKVPAELWRFLIHRAQRLNPEAVFWAENLGCTLEQTRALGDAGFHLFCNSSKWWNFKDAWCLNQHREFQAMPSIGFPESHDTPRLAAESGGNEAVQRQRYAFAALFSTGLMIPMGYEFGFQRSLHVVETTLDDWESPRWDLQIFIRAVNHWKLKVPLWQGEGDLVQRSMSNPNLCVLERRSLENPHSWALLCLNTHAHEPVDVAIGELGTLPSSPRMWRVSSLDQHPGSHSIPDRVVFQAAEVIVITAF; encoded by the coding sequence ATGCAGCCATCCCACCAGGTTCCTCTTATCTATAATCTGTTTCCTCGCCTGGCCGGCCCTTATGATCGCTGGATCTCGCACGCGGAACGGGCTGCAGGCATGGGGTTTAATTGGCTCTTTGTGAATCCCATTCATCTTCCGGGATTTTCGGGAAGTTTATATGCCATCAAAGAATATGATCTCCTGAATCCGGCATTTCTGCCGGAAGGGACTCAGGACCAGAGTCTTGATGTGTTACGCCCCACGCTTCAACGCATCGCCCAATGTGGCCTGGCCCCAATGGTGGATCTGGTCTTGAACCACACGGCCATCGATTCTTCCCTGGTGTCACAGCACCCCGACTGGTATATGCGGGATGGTCAGGGAAACGTTGAACATCCGTATGCGGTTGATCCTGATGACCCAGGCAAGAAAACGGTGTGGGGCGATTTAGCCGAAATTGATAATCGGCATTCTCCTGATCGGGAGCATCTCTGGGAGTTTTGGGGACAATTGGTTGACCGGTATCTTGAATTGGGGTTTCAGGGTTTTCGGTGTGACGCGGCCTATAAGGTTCCCGCTGAGTTGTGGCGTTTTCTTATTCACCGGGCCCAACGCCTGAATCCTGAGGCTGTCTTTTGGGCGGAAAATCTTGGTTGTACCCTGGAGCAGACGCGCGCGTTAGGAGACGCGGGATTTCACCTTTTTTGTAACAGCTCCAAATGGTGGAATTTCAAGGATGCCTGGTGCTTGAACCAACATCGCGAATTTCAAGCTATGCCGTCCATTGGGTTTCCTGAATCGCATGATACGCCGCGGCTGGCTGCGGAGTCAGGAGGAAATGAGGCGGTTCAACGCCAACGCTATGCCTTTGCCGCGCTGTTTTCCACCGGCCTTATGATCCCGATGGGGTATGAGTTTGGATTTCAGCGGTCCTTGCATGTGGTGGAGACCACTCTCGATGATTGGGAATCCCCCCGATGGGATTTACAAATTTTTATCCGTGCGGTGAATCACTGGAAGTTGAAGGTGCCGCTCTGGCAAGGGGAGGGGGATCTGGTTCAACGGTCGATGTCCAACCCCAACCTGTGCGTATTGGAGCGGCGGTCGTTGGAAAATCCCCACAGTTGGGCACTCCTCTGCCTCAATACTCATGCTCATGAGCCGGTTGATGTGGCCATCGGTGAGTTGGGCACTCTACCGTCTTCCCCCAGAATGTGGCGTGTCAGCTCGCTTGATCAGCATCCTGGTTCCCATTCCATCCCTGATCGGGTTGTGTTTCAGGCAGCCGAAGTCATTGTGATTACAGCCTTTTAA
- the ndk gene encoding nucleoside-diphosphate kinase: protein MSERTLAIIKPDAVAKHAIGDIIRRYEEAGLFPVAMKMMRLSKGVAEGFYAVHRERPFFNDLTTYMSSGPVVVVVLEGKDAVKAHRDLMGATDPKKADPGTIRAVHGASIEANAVHGSDSTENAEIEIRYFFAESNLG from the coding sequence ATGTCAGAGCGGACGTTAGCGATTATTAAGCCTGATGCGGTGGCCAAACATGCGATTGGTGATATTATCCGCCGTTATGAAGAGGCCGGCTTGTTTCCGGTTGCGATGAAAATGATGCGGTTATCCAAAGGGGTAGCGGAGGGGTTTTATGCTGTGCATCGAGAGCGCCCCTTCTTTAATGACTTGACGACCTATATGAGTTCGGGGCCGGTGGTGGTTGTGGTTCTGGAAGGGAAAGACGCGGTCAAAGCGCACCGTGATCTGATGGGAGCGACCGATCCCAAAAAAGCCGATCCAGGTACCATTCGGGCTGTGCATGGGGCTTCTATTGAGGCTAATGCGGTGCATGGATCCGATTCCACGGAGAATGCTGAAATTGAGATTCGGTACTTTTTCGCAGAATCCAATCTGGGCTAG
- the gcvH gene encoding glycine cleavage system protein GcvH codes for MEPQDLRFHKEHEWIRVEGKKATLGISQFAQDALGDVVFVDVPKVGTSLQAEDQLGEVESTKATSTIYTPVTGKILQVNTELQDHPELLNQDPYGKGWIAVLELADPGEVDGLMTPEQYTAFLASQES; via the coding sequence ATGGAGCCACAGGATTTACGATTTCACAAGGAACACGAATGGATTCGAGTTGAAGGGAAAAAGGCGACCTTAGGCATTAGTCAATTTGCTCAGGATGCCCTGGGAGATGTGGTCTTTGTGGACGTTCCTAAAGTAGGAACCTCGCTGCAAGCTGAGGATCAATTGGGAGAAGTGGAGTCGACCAAAGCCACTTCGACCATTTACACGCCGGTCACCGGAAAAATTCTTCAAGTGAATACAGAACTTCAGGATCATCCCGAACTACTCAATCAGGATCCCTATGGGAAGGGGTGGATCGCGGTGCTGGAATTAGCCGATCCTGGTGAGGTGGATGGTTTGATGACGCCGGAGCAATACACGGCATTTTTAGCCTCACAGGAATCATGA
- the lpdA gene encoding dihydrolipoyl dehydrogenase, which translates to MTTSPHIVIIGSGPGGYVAAIRAAQLGAKVTILEEQVLGGVCLNWGCIPSKTLLGFIDLGERVRHAQPFGLNIEGPVSYDLARMVARKEEVVRGLVKGIGTLLKQWKITHVPGRGELVNDRQVRVTHLDGSSSTIDADAIILATGSSWPQLPQFPIDGQCVLTSKEALDLTAIPRSIVIVGGGVEGCEFACLLSGLGSEVSLVEMMPSVLPLEDEDTISTMTRELKKRKIQLYLKTQITDWAAVDGGVRATLASGEELVTDHLLVSVGRRLNSGRLGLEQVGVQVGTRGEILVNEKMETSVPGIYAIGDVTGKFMLAHVASAQGKVAVSNAMGRPQAINYDVIPAGIFTLPEIGRVGLTEAQARERGLAVAVGRFKYAGLGKAQAVGEPFGHFKVISDEQTKKILGVHIIGAHAADLIHEAAMAMQGGLTVEDLANMIHAHPTFSEGLMEAAEDVEGMAIHQARKR; encoded by the coding sequence ATGACCACCTCGCCCCACATTGTCATTATCGGATCAGGTCCTGGTGGGTATGTGGCGGCTATTCGCGCCGCGCAATTAGGGGCCAAGGTGACGATCCTTGAGGAACAGGTGCTTGGGGGGGTGTGCCTGAATTGGGGCTGTATTCCCAGTAAAACCCTGTTGGGCTTTATTGATCTTGGCGAACGGGTTCGGCATGCCCAGCCGTTTGGCCTCAACATTGAGGGGCCTGTGAGCTATGACCTTGCCCGCATGGTTGCACGTAAGGAGGAGGTGGTGCGTGGGCTTGTAAAGGGGATCGGCACCTTGTTGAAGCAGTGGAAAATTACCCACGTGCCGGGACGAGGAGAATTGGTGAATGACCGGCAGGTGCGGGTTACCCATCTTGATGGGTCCTCATCCACCATTGATGCCGATGCCATTATTCTTGCCACAGGTTCTTCCTGGCCTCAACTGCCTCAGTTTCCCATTGATGGCCAATGCGTGTTGACCAGTAAGGAGGCTCTGGATCTGACGGCGATTCCCAGGAGCATTGTGATTGTCGGTGGTGGGGTGGAAGGATGTGAGTTTGCCTGCTTGTTGAGCGGGCTGGGATCGGAAGTGAGTCTTGTCGAAATGATGCCTTCCGTGCTTCCTCTTGAGGATGAAGATACCATCTCCACCATGACGCGTGAGTTGAAAAAACGCAAGATTCAACTCTATCTCAAGACGCAGATTACGGATTGGGCGGCTGTTGATGGGGGAGTGCGAGCGACGCTGGCTTCGGGAGAAGAACTGGTGACAGACCACCTGCTGGTTTCGGTCGGGCGCCGTTTGAACTCCGGCCGGTTAGGGCTGGAGCAGGTTGGCGTGCAGGTGGGAACCAGGGGTGAGATTCTGGTCAATGAAAAAATGGAAACCTCCGTCCCCGGTATTTACGCGATTGGCGATGTGACGGGAAAATTCATGTTGGCGCATGTCGCCTCGGCTCAAGGAAAAGTGGCGGTCTCAAACGCGATGGGCCGGCCGCAGGCCATTAACTATGATGTCATTCCTGCAGGGATTTTTACCTTACCGGAAATCGGGCGTGTGGGACTGACTGAGGCCCAGGCCCGGGAACGCGGGTTGGCGGTTGCGGTTGGGCGATTCAAATATGCCGGTCTCGGAAAAGCACAGGCCGTTGGTGAGCCGTTTGGACATTTTAAAGTGATTTCGGATGAACAGACCAAGAAAATTCTTGGCGTCCATATTATTGGTGCGCATGCGGCGGACCTCATTCATGAAGCCGCCATGGCCATGCAGGGTGGGTTGACCGTCGAGGATCTCGCCAACATGATTCATGCGCATCCCACTTTTTCGGAAGGGTTGATGGAGGCAGCCGAGGATGTGGAGGGCATGGCCATTCACCAGGCGCGAAAGCGTTGA
- a CDS encoding helix-hairpin-helix domain-containing protein, whose translation MAPRSGSHVVYLSQKGEDAEGRPSGEVAGVTVDLNDGTLAELEHLPGIGPILAGRIVAHRTSHGAFRRIEDLALVPGIGKKRLEQLRPLVGVRASTMAIGIGS comes from the coding sequence GTGGCACCGCGTTCGGGGAGTCATGTCGTTTATCTTTCTCAGAAGGGGGAGGACGCAGAAGGTAGGCCATCCGGGGAAGTCGCGGGGGTTACCGTCGACTTGAATGACGGCACCTTAGCTGAATTAGAGCACCTTCCTGGTATTGGACCCATCCTGGCTGGACGAATCGTGGCACATCGAACGTCTCATGGAGCATTTCGACGCATTGAAGATTTGGCTCTGGTGCCGGGTATTGGGAAAAAACGGTTGGAGCAACTACGCCCCCTTGTTGGTGTCCGAGCCTCAACCATGGCGATAGGGATCGGGAGTTAA
- a CDS encoding tyrosine--tRNA ligase, whose amino-acid sequence MTTSEINRQLDLILRGTVEVIQLDELKAKLADSLKEQHPLKIKAGFDPTAPDLHLGHTVLIQKLKHFQELGHQVIFLIGDFTGMIGDPTGVSETRVALTKEQVLANAKTYEQQIFKTLDPQKTRIEFNSHWMSGMRVEKMVELCSHYSVARMLERDDFSKRYREQKHISVHEFLYPLVQGYDSVVLEADVELGGTDQKFNLLVGRDLQRDYGQKPQVVLTMPLLEGTDGVRKMSKSFGNYIALEDRPADMFGKLMSISDVLMLRYYELLTVRNLDEVKRQHPMEAKMALAEQIVGQYHGRDAVEEAKADFQQRFQKRDFPDEPDAHVKLSPTDFNNSQDYSMPVVDLLMRTGLVPSKSEARRLVSQGGIQVDGEKLADPNGMMTFEPGRSYPIKIGKRKFAIIEFRE is encoded by the coding sequence ATGACAACTTCAGAAATCAACCGGCAGCTGGACCTTATTCTTCGAGGAACCGTGGAGGTCATTCAGCTCGACGAATTAAAAGCCAAATTAGCGGATTCGCTAAAAGAACAGCATCCTCTCAAGATTAAAGCCGGGTTTGATCCCACGGCGCCGGACCTGCATCTGGGTCATACCGTGTTAATCCAAAAACTCAAGCACTTTCAGGAGTTGGGCCATCAAGTTATTTTTCTCATCGGGGATTTTACCGGCATGATCGGTGATCCGACCGGGGTGTCGGAAACCCGGGTGGCGCTGACGAAAGAACAAGTACTGGCCAATGCGAAAACCTATGAACAACAGATTTTCAAAACCCTGGACCCCCAGAAAACCCGTATTGAATTTAATAGTCATTGGATGAGTGGCATGCGGGTGGAAAAGATGGTGGAGTTGTGTTCACATTATAGCGTGGCGCGCATGTTGGAGCGGGACGATTTCTCAAAACGATACCGGGAGCAAAAACATATTAGCGTCCATGAATTTCTGTATCCTTTGGTGCAGGGGTACGACTCGGTGGTGTTGGAAGCCGATGTGGAATTGGGTGGAACCGATCAGAAATTTAACCTTCTCGTGGGGCGTGACTTGCAGCGGGATTACGGCCAAAAACCGCAGGTGGTGCTCACCATGCCGTTGTTAGAAGGCACGGATGGGGTCCGGAAGATGAGTAAGAGCTTTGGCAATTATATCGCTCTGGAAGATCGTCCGGCAGACATGTTCGGTAAGCTGATGTCTATTAGCGATGTCCTGATGCTGCGCTATTACGAACTGTTGACGGTCCGCAATTTGGATGAGGTTAAGCGTCAACATCCGATGGAGGCCAAAATGGCCCTGGCCGAGCAGATTGTTGGACAATATCACGGAAGGGATGCCGTTGAAGAGGCCAAGGCTGATTTTCAACAGCGATTTCAAAAACGGGATTTTCCCGATGAGCCGGATGCCCATGTAAAACTTTCACCAACGGATTTCAACAATTCCCAGGATTATTCTATGCCTGTTGTTGACCTCCTGATGCGGACGGGTTTAGTGCCCAGTAAATCTGAGGCCAGGCGGCTCGTTTCCCAGGGTGGGATCCAGGTGGACGGAGAAAAGCTTGCGGACCCAAACGGAATGATGACCTTCGAGCCTGGCCGATCCTATCCGATAAAAATCGGTAAGCGAAAATTTGCGATCATTGAATTCAGGGAATAG
- the htpX gene encoding protease HtpX codes for MKKLKGIGLLLIANILIFITLSISFTVLSEMILPAFGIDLRGSIAQQDLLWAFVIGFGGAFISLAFSKQMARAFIDCTQITEPRTQAERLVFDTVQKISEKLNISMPEVWIYESPDPNAFATGPTRNNSMVAVSTGLLNNLNEGEVRAVLAHEMGHVYNGDMFTTTVLAGLMNTFVYFISRFIYRQVAERNEALGFGVYIVLQIVLSVLAMIPISWWSRRREFAADRFAANTVGKEHMISALEGIDRWVQRTQFEYSSQDALATMKISGKSHSFMQIFATHPPIEARVTALRQL; via the coding sequence ATGAAAAAACTTAAGGGAATTGGTCTATTACTGATTGCCAATATCCTCATCTTTATCACCCTCTCAATCTCGTTTACCGTGTTGTCGGAGATGATTCTCCCGGCCTTCGGAATCGATCTTCGAGGATCAATTGCTCAACAGGATCTGTTATGGGCATTTGTCATTGGATTTGGTGGTGCCTTCATCAGTTTGGCCTTTTCCAAGCAAATGGCCAGGGCTTTTATAGACTGTACCCAAATCACAGAACCGCGAACCCAGGCGGAAAGACTCGTGTTTGACACAGTCCAAAAAATATCTGAAAAGCTAAACATTTCCATGCCGGAAGTCTGGATTTATGAATCGCCAGACCCCAATGCATTTGCCACCGGGCCCACAAGAAACAACTCGATGGTGGCCGTATCGACGGGCCTGCTCAACAACCTGAATGAAGGTGAAGTGCGAGCCGTCCTTGCTCATGAAATGGGCCATGTCTATAACGGGGATATGTTTACCACAACCGTATTAGCAGGTCTGATGAATACCTTTGTCTACTTTATTAGCCGGTTTATCTATCGGCAGGTAGCGGAACGTAATGAGGCTCTAGGATTTGGAGTGTATATCGTTTTGCAAATTGTTCTCTCCGTACTGGCAATGATTCCCATTAGCTGGTGGTCCCGCCGTCGGGAATTTGCAGCCGACCGCTTCGCGGCCAACACCGTAGGCAAGGAACATATGATCTCTGCTCTTGAGGGCATTGATCGGTGGGTGCAACGAACCCAATTTGAATATAGCTCACAAGACGCGTTGGCTACGATGAAAATATCGGGGAAATCGCATAGTTTCATGCAGATATTTGCGACCCACCCGCCGATTGAAGCCAGAGTGACTGCACTACGGCAACTCTAA
- a CDS encoding cupredoxin domain-containing protein — MRRSFILDIFSVNYYTRLLLGFVVVMGYGIFSDPLYAQSSPSSLPPVEEPFGQQVMIRMESYTFTPSEVVVKAGKPLTLTLSNQSFLVPHNFLLDDPSGIRLVDMDISSGDTKAVTLTLTESGIYPFYCDKQLLFFPTHREQGMEGRLIAR, encoded by the coding sequence ATGAGGAGATCATTTATTCTAGACATTTTTTCTGTAAATTATTATACACGATTACTATTGGGTTTTGTGGTGGTGATGGGCTATGGGATTTTTTCCGACCCTCTATACGCTCAATCGTCGCCGTCTTCCCTGCCTCCCGTTGAGGAACCTTTCGGCCAACAGGTGATGATCAGAATGGAAAGTTATACCTTTACGCCATCGGAAGTGGTGGTGAAAGCTGGTAAACCGCTGACACTGACTCTGAGTAATCAATCCTTTTTGGTTCCTCATAATTTTTTGCTGGATGACCCCAGCGGCATCCGTCTGGTGGACATGGATATTTCCAGCGGCGATACGAAAGCTGTCACCCTCACGTTGACCGAATCCGGCATTTATCCTTTTTATTGCGATAAACAGCTTCTGTTCTTTCCCACGCATCGTGAGCAAGGGATGGAAGGCCGTCTCATCGCTCGCTAG